DNA sequence from the Acetoanaerobium noterae genome:
ATTTAAGGATATCTTAATCATCACTCCGATGCCTCACCTCTATGCAGGTCCTATCAGCAGAGTATTCACCAGGCTTGAGATACCTCATTTTGTCGATGTAAAAAGAGATATAATGAGCAGTCCTCTTATCACACTTATTTTTTCCTATCTGGATATGCATATCAAAAATCTTCGCTATGAAGATGTATTTAGTTTTCTCAAATCAGGCTTTACTCAGCTAGATGAAAGCCAGTATATGCCCCTTGAAAACTTTGTCCTAAAGTGGGGCATCAAAGGCAAAATGTGGCTAGATGAAAATAGATTCAGTGAAGAAAGATTTTTTGACCAGTATGATTCTATTGAGTATAAAGAAAAAATCAAAATAGCTAGAGATTATCTTGTGAGCTTATTTGATTTAAACAAAAAAAGCTTTAAAGGCTCGGCAACTGGACCTAGCTATTCCAAGGCTTTATTTGGATTTTTGACTGAAATAAAAGCTCAGGACCAGCTTGAGATATTCGTAAATAGATTAAGAGAAGAAAATGCTTTTGACTATGCAAATGAAAACGCCCAAATATGGAATATAATCCTAGATACTCTAGACCAGCTTGTAGAAATTATGGGTGAAAAACCTATGAGCCTAGAGGAATTTAGAAATATACTTTACGAAGGCATCAAGCAGCATGAGATAGGCATAATTCCACCTGCCTTAGATCAGGTTATAGTTGCAACTCTAGATAGAAGCAGAAGCACAGCTATTAAAGCTCTGTTTTTTATGGGACTTAACGACACCTATGTACCTCATGTGGGAAAGGACAGCCCTATACTTCTAGATGATGACAAGAAAAAGCTAAAAGACCTCGGAGTAAATCTACCATCAGAGCTAGACAATGCCATGTCAGATGAGACTCTATCCATATACAGCGCACTATCAAAGCCAAATGACAAGCTGTTCCTAAGCTACAGTCTATCAGGAGGAGAGGATAATAAAGCTCTTAGACCTTCCACTATAATAAACAGGCTTAAGACTTTATTTCCAAATTTACATGAACGCTCATCTTTATCAGATACTAGTGTTTTTAGCTATATATCAACTCCTGACTACAGCTTTGTAAAGCTAGCAGGGGAGCTGAGAGATTTAGTAGAAGAAAAGCTCCTTGATAAGGATTGGCTATCACTATATAGCTGGTATATAGATAACGATGGCTGGGAAGCTAGAAGGCAAAGACTTCTCGATAATTTGTTTTATAAAAATCAGCAGGAATACATCACTCCTACTCAAGCAAAGCAGCTTTACGAGGCTCCGTTTAAAGCGAGCGTAAGTAGGCTAGAAAGGTTTGCAAAATGTCCGTTTGACCATTTTGTGCAGTATGGTCTAAAGCCAGAGCCTAGAAAAGTTCATGAAATAGGACCACCAGAGCTAGGGACTATATTTCACAGTGCTATAGAGGATTTTGCAAAGCTTGCCAATAACAAGGCTAGCCTGCCACTTCTGCTAGATAAAAAAACCTGTGACGAGCAAATTGATAAGCTAATAGAAAACTGCTTATCTAGTCATATCAAGATACTCATGGATAACTCAAAACGAAATGCCTATATGATGAAGAAGATAAAAAAAGTAGGAAGACGTGCCGCTTGGACTATGGTAAACCAAATGAGCAAGGGTAGGTTTGAGCCTTATGATTTTGAGATGAAATTGCCACCTATAGTGCTGGATTTAGGTGAGTATGGCACTATAGAGCTCACAGGTCAAATAGACAGGGTAGATATTTTAGATGAAAATGAAAAAACCTATGTCAAAATCATAGATTATAAATCCAGAGAAAAGAAATTTAGTCTTTCAGATGCTTACAATGGGCTAGATATTCAGCTCATAGTGTATTTGGAATCGGTGCTAGAGCATCTGCCTAGCCTTAAAAAGACCAAAGCCTATCCAGCAGGAGCCTTTTATTTCCCTATAGTGGATAAGCTCATAGAGTCTGACTTAACAGATGTAGAGGAAATAGAAAAGCAAATTGCAGGCAAGCTCAAGATGCAAGGCATAGTTCTAAAGGATATAAATATAATCAAAGCCATAGATGCGGATATAGAAAACGAAGGTAGCGTAATAGATGTAAGAGTAAAGGATGAGGATATAAAAAGTGAAAATGCTCTTAGCGAGGAAGAATTTACAGCTTTATTAGACCATGTTATGGAGCTTGTAAAGGATATGTCAAAGGAGATACTAGCTGGAAATATATCTATACATCCTTACAGCGATAAACAAAAAGCTCAGTGTAGCTACTGTGAGTATTCTAGTATGTGTAAATTCGATACTTTATTTGAAGGAAATACTCACAAAACTGTAAAGGCATTAAAGGATAAGGAAGTAAAAGAATTATTAATGAAGAAGGAGGGAAACTAAATGGCATGGACAGATGCTCAGCAAAGTGCAATAGACAGTAGAGGAGAAAATCTTCTAGTGTCAGCGGCGGCAGGCTCAGGAAAAACAGCCGTACTGGTTCAAAGAATCATAGATATAGTGCTAAATGAAAAAGTAGATGTTCAAAACCTCCTCATAGTTACTTTTACAAATGCAGCGGCGGCTGAAATGAAAGATAGAATACAAAAGATGCTCATGCAGAGGATGCTAGATAATCCAAAGGAGAGCCACTACCTAACGAAACAAATTCAAAATCTGCCTAGAGCCTCTATTAGCACTATGCATTCATTTTGTATAGATATATTAAGGCGAAACTTTCATATGCTAGACTTAGATCCTTCTTTTAAAATAGCAAACAATGCCCTTGTTTCTATTATGAAAACTCAAGCTATGGAGAGCTTGTTTGATGAAGCCTATGACTCAGATGATGCTTTGTTTTTATCCTTGGTTGATAGCTATGGCGGAACAAAGGACGACAAGAAGCTAAGCGACCTCATAGATAAGGTATACAATTTCATCCAGAGCCAGCCCTATCCACTAAAATGGCTCGAAAGTGAAGCTGAAAGCTTTAATATATCGAGCTTTGATGAGCTTTCTACTAGTAAGTGGATGCAGGTAATTAAAGACGACATAAGAATCAAGCTAGATGCAGCCAATGATGCAGGCAAGAAAGCTATAGAGCTTTGTAAATTAGAAGGAGGGCCCCTTCCTTATTTAGCGGCTATTGAAGATGATTTGCTACTTATAGATGATTTGAAATCCAAGCTAGAGCAGTCCTTTGCAGACTTTATACAGGCTATAGCAGAAGTGAAGCACAGCAGATTTGCAGCAATTTCTAAAAAAATGAAGGAAGAGCTAGATGTTGCTTTAGTTGATGAAGTAAAGGCTATAAGAGATACGGATATAAAAGCTAGCGGTATCAAAGCCATCCAAAAATCAATAAAAAATATATCACAAGGATTTCAACTGGAAGATATTAAAAATCTCTATCCTCTTATGAAAGCTCTTTACAAAACTGTAGCAAGATATGACGAGCTATATTCTGAGATAAAGTTAGCAAATTCAGTCTTAGATTTCTCAGATTTGGAGCATTATGCTCTTAGATTGCTGGAAAATGAAGCTGTAAGAGAGGATTTAAGAGCTAAATACACCTATATTTTCTTTGATGAATATCAAGACAGTAATATCGTTCAGGAAACTATAATCTCAGCAATCAAAAGAGAAGATAATCTATTTTTAGTAGGAGACGTAAAGCAGTCCATATATAGATTTAGATTAGCTGACCCTACTTTGTTCATAGATAAATACCACTCCTATGCAAAAGCTGACGATAGACCAAATAAAAGAATTGATTTATCAAACAACTTTAGAAGTAGGCCTGCAATACTGGAATTTATCAACGATATATTTTCAGCTATTATGAATGAAGACTTAGGAGAAGTAGACTATGACGATTCGGCCAAGCTAATTCCGGGGATGGATTTTCCTGTTGAGAAAAACAAGGTAGAGCTTGTAGTGCTTGAAAACCATAAGCTAGAGGAAGACGATGAGCTAGCTGAGGATGCAGATATGGATAACTCAGAGCTAGAGGCTATGTATGTATCATCTAGAATCAAGGAACTTCTTGGCAAGGAGCATTATAATCCAAAAGCTAAGGAATTTCAAAAAATAACCTATAGAGATATTGTTATTCTCATGCGCTCACCAAAAAGCAGTATTGCAGCTTTTGAAAAGGTCCTTAAGGACGACAGGATACCTTGCTATGTGGATTACAGTGCTTCATACTACGATGTGCT
Encoded proteins:
- the addB gene encoding helicase-exonuclease AddAB subunit AddB: MIKIITSRAGYGKTSSLYKEILEKDKNAEIAYLMVPEQFTLQSELALMDKVDSKGLIYAQVMSFERLSRLVLSRVGGLKRPYIDEIGKHMALRLIFDKHEESLPMYKTAYKKEGFLSELSHTLSELKKMAVPPSLLLDKSNQIENNALLKQKLFEIGFIYNEFLNYMQDQYIDNEDRISLLAEKINLYKEISNSSFYFDSFTGFTALELSVIEQLAQMGTSLCFALTYDETSADKDVFSPTSLTINQLKTIAKATGSEFEIEALVNESTKSKEIRYIEKALYDYKAPSYKEEINDVKLFEALDMGKEAEHCALEVLSLVRDFGYRFKDILIITPMPHLYAGPISRVFTRLEIPHFVDVKRDIMSSPLITLIFSYLDMHIKNLRYEDVFSFLKSGFTQLDESQYMPLENFVLKWGIKGKMWLDENRFSEERFFDQYDSIEYKEKIKIARDYLVSLFDLNKKSFKGSATGPSYSKALFGFLTEIKAQDQLEIFVNRLREENAFDYANENAQIWNIILDTLDQLVEIMGEKPMSLEEFRNILYEGIKQHEIGIIPPALDQVIVATLDRSRSTAIKALFFMGLNDTYVPHVGKDSPILLDDDKKKLKDLGVNLPSELDNAMSDETLSIYSALSKPNDKLFLSYSLSGGEDNKALRPSTIINRLKTLFPNLHERSSLSDTSVFSYISTPDYSFVKLAGELRDLVEEKLLDKDWLSLYSWYIDNDGWEARRQRLLDNLFYKNQQEYITPTQAKQLYEAPFKASVSRLERFAKCPFDHFVQYGLKPEPRKVHEIGPPELGTIFHSAIEDFAKLANNKASLPLLLDKKTCDEQIDKLIENCLSSHIKILMDNSKRNAYMMKKIKKVGRRAAWTMVNQMSKGRFEPYDFEMKLPPIVLDLGEYGTIELTGQIDRVDILDENEKTYVKIIDYKSREKKFSLSDAYNGLDIQLIVYLESVLEHLPSLKKTKAYPAGAFYFPIVDKLIESDLTDVEEIEKQIAGKLKMQGIVLKDINIIKAIDADIENEGSVIDVRVKDEDIKSENALSEEEFTALLDHVMELVKDMSKEILAGNISIHPYSDKQKAQCSYCEYSSMCKFDTLFEGNTHKTVKALKDKEVKELLMKKEGN
- the addA gene encoding helicase-exonuclease AddAB subunit AddA, encoding MAWTDAQQSAIDSRGENLLVSAAAGSGKTAVLVQRIIDIVLNEKVDVQNLLIVTFTNAAAAEMKDRIQKMLMQRMLDNPKESHYLTKQIQNLPRASISTMHSFCIDILRRNFHMLDLDPSFKIANNALVSIMKTQAMESLFDEAYDSDDALFLSLVDSYGGTKDDKKLSDLIDKVYNFIQSQPYPLKWLESEAESFNISSFDELSTSKWMQVIKDDIRIKLDAANDAGKKAIELCKLEGGPLPYLAAIEDDLLLIDDLKSKLEQSFADFIQAIAEVKHSRFAAISKKMKEELDVALVDEVKAIRDTDIKASGIKAIQKSIKNISQGFQLEDIKNLYPLMKALYKTVARYDELYSEIKLANSVLDFSDLEHYALRLLENEAVREDLRAKYTYIFFDEYQDSNIVQETIISAIKREDNLFLVGDVKQSIYRFRLADPTLFIDKYHSYAKADDRPNKRIDLSNNFRSRPAILEFINDIFSAIMNEDLGEVDYDDSAKLIPGMDFPVEKNKVELVVLENHKLEEDDELAEDADMDNSELEAMYVSSRIKELLGKEHYNPKAKEFQKITYRDIVILMRSPKSSIAAFEKVLKDDRIPCYVDYSASYYDVLEVKLFIDLLKIIDNIEQDEALLAVMNSSIGGFSLDEIIEIRVAYKRGAIYEALLSYMADNDNELSIKIKAFLDRIKTYRFKEKLQRLDEFLWYLMNDTGYYSDLAAMPGGQMRQENLKALLDKASEFQSNTTNGLFNFLHYIDKLLKDKGDTQEAKALSESEDRVRIMSIHKSKGLEFPVVFVCGLSKGFNKADFKQDIMLHNSLGIGPKYVDLDKNVYRESLPKTAIKIQSNKEMLSEELRILYVALTRAVDTLIMVGSVKDIEKLATKASKSTSTSYLLSQSNYLSWMLIALYKHRDASALRDYAVREVIEDDTSYKSSFKLSLVAKYDLLKLSQREREDIDNMEAILRDYKADSSESLNPEVISVINSRFSYEYPYKEQTMQVSKTSATMLAKSVLDASKISVAIQSMPRFMQKVKTFSASQRGTLMHFAMQNINLNQVSSPSEIEDQLDMMHVNELLTSEERASLDSEMLYEFFCSELGKRMRRSKNVIRENSFMLKKDEVLVSGVIDSYFEEDGKWVLVDYKTDYLGAGSKKDKAEMYRPQLELYKEALESSTDKAVKEAYIYLFDIQEAVKVI